The following are from one region of the Corylus avellana chromosome ca1, CavTom2PMs-1.0 genome:
- the LOC132166781 gene encoding monooxygenase 2-like — MEEVDHRDIVIVGAGISGLTTSLALHRLGVGSLVLESWDSLRNTGFALTLWTNAWKALDAVAIADSLRQQHFLIQGTVVVSTSSGLATSETSFHAKGSHEVRCVERKLLLEALAKELPSGTIRFSSKVVCIEQSGFFKLVHLADGTIFKTKVLIGCDGVNSVVAKWLGFQKPIFTGRTAIRGCRESKDSHGYGSKSVQFFGSGVRFGCRPCNDNTLFWYVTYVPSSQDKELQDNPAKMKQFVLSKLEKLPTQLRTVIERTEPDGFTSSRLSYRHPWELFWGNITKGNVCVAGDALHPMTPDIGQGGGAALEDGVALARCLAEALLKGSGDQEDKEQHERIEMGLKKYAQERRWRAIELITTSYFAGFIQQSDGKIMNFLRDKFLAKYLRGLLLKRADFDCGKLSIS, encoded by the exons ATGGAAGAAGTTGATCATCGAGACATTGTGATTGTGGGAGCGGGGATATCAGGCCTCACAACATCCTTGGCACTACATAG GTTGGGAGTTGGGAGCTTAGTGTTGGAATCATGGGATAGTTTGAGAAACACAGGATTTGCCTTAACGCTGTGGACCAATGCTTGGAAAGCTTTGGATGCTGTTGCCATTGCTGACTCCCTCCGCCAACAACACTTCCTCATTCAAGG AACAGTTGTGGTGTCCACAAGTTCAGGGCTTGCTACTTCGGAGACATCATTTCATGCAAA AGGAAGCCATGAAGTTCGATGTGTAGAAAGGAAGTTGTTGTTGGAAGCCCTTGCAAAAGAACTCCCAAGTGGCACCATTAGGTTCTCCTCCAAGGTGGTTTGCATTGAGCAATCAGGCTTCTTTAAGCTGGTGCATCTTGCTGATGGAACCATATTCAAAACAAAg GTGTTGATTGGTTGTGATGGAGTGAACTCGGTGGTGGCAAAGTGGTTGGGCTTTCAAAAGCCCATTTTTACAGGACGAACTGCCATTAGAGGCTGTAGAGAGTCCAAAGACAGCCATGGATATGGGTCCAAATCTGTGCAGTTCTTTGGGAGTGGTGTCCGGTTTGGTTGCCGCCCTTGTAATGATAACACTTTATTTTGGTATGTCACTTATGTTCCCTCCTCTCAAG ACAAAGAGCTACAAGACAATCCAGCTAAGATGAAGCAATTTGTGTTGAGCAAACTTGAAAAGCTACCAACCCAATTGAGGACTGTCATAGAAAGAACTGAACCGGATGGGTTTACATCGTCTAGGTTATCATATAGACATCCATGGGAGTTATTCTGGGGAAATATTACCAAAGGCAATGTTTGTGTAGCGGGCGACGCGCTCCACCCCATGACGCCAGACATTGGCCAAGGCGGGGGAGCCGCCTTGGAAGACGGTGTTGCTTTAGCTAGATGTCTTGCTGAAGCCTTATTGAAAGGATCAGGTGATCAAGAAGACAAGGAGCAACATGAGAGGATTGAAATGGGGTTGAAGAAGTATGCTCAAGAGAGAAGGTGGAGAGCAATTGAACTCATCACTACATCTTATTTTGCTGGCTTTATACAACAAAGTGATGGGAAAATTATGAACTTCTTGAGAGACAAGTTCTTGGCTAAGTACCTGCGAGGGTTGCTGTTGAAGAGGGCTGATTTTGATTGTGGAAAGCTCAGCATTTCTTGA